In Myxococcota bacterium, the DNA window GTCTGGCTCACCTATTTGGGTGAAAACTTACCGTGTCGTTTTCATCAGAAAGGGGGGCGCTTGGTGCCCCTAGCTGCCGGTATTTCTATGACCCAGAGAGCAACGGGAGCCAAAAGATGGCATCAGGGGCAAACGGCCATTGGGAAGCAGATCTTGGGATTCCTCGTCTCGATCGATCGCACCCCACGGCACCCCGGGCTCTCCCGGAGAGGCTCGGTCAACCCGGAGTCATGGTCCGCACTCCCTAGGCAACACGATTGATTGACCCTCAGGGCCCGTCCGATTCGTCGGACGGGCCCACCGGTTTTGGTCGTCCCTAGGCGCGAAAACGCCGCGCTGGACGCTGCCGGGCGCGGCCGGGCATAATCCCCCATCGAAGGGAGGAGGTGCCATTGCCCCGGCACCGCGATGCCTAATGGACCACCGTGCCCAGTGGCTGATCGACCGCATCTACGCGGCCGCTCTATCACCCGACGTGTGGAACGAGGTCGTCCTCGGAATCAGCGACCACCTCGGGGGGCGCCGCTGTGTTCCTGGGTTTCGTCACGCCCTCTCTGAACACCGACGATTCGCCCTACGCGGTGGGCCTCGGTGATGACTACCGCACCACCTTCGCCGAGCACTTCTTCACCGAGCTGCCCTGGTCGATCAAGATGAACGACCACTTCATGGGGCGCTGGCGGACGATGGACGAGGTGATGGGCCACGTCGATCTCGAGAAGACCGAGTTCTACGCGAACTGGCTGCGTCCCCAGGGATTGGCCTGCCACTGGCCGGCGGGTTTCAACATCGCGAACCCGGATGTGGAGGGCGAGGTCGCGGGCGGCTTCTCGGCGTTTCGTCGCGAGGGACAGCCCCCCTTCACCGAGGCCGACTTCGCCGGGCTCGAGGGGCTCACGCCGCACCTGCACCGCGCGGTCGAGATCTACCGCCAGCTCCACGGTGCCGACGTGATGCGGCGCGCGCTGAACGAGGCCGTCGACCGCTTGCCGGTCGGGTTGCTGCTCCTCGACGTGAATCGCAACGTCGTCGTCGAGAACAAGAGCGCGCGCGCGATCCTGGAATCGGACGACGGACTCCACGTCGACCGGCACGGCCCCGGAGCGGCCGAGGCGCGGGAGAACGCCGAGCTGCAACGCCTGCTCGCCGAGGCGATCGAGGCGCAGCGCGGCCAGTACTACAACGGGCCGGGGTTCGTGTCGGTCTCACGGCCTTCCGGGGAGCGTGCGTACGCCGTCATGGTCACCCCGTTGTTGGCGGGCCCGGGGCCCCAGGGCGGTGAGGACGCCGTCGTAGCGGTCTTCGTGACCGACCCCAGTGCGAAGATCGTCGCCGGGTCCGAGGCGCTCGAGGTGCTGTACCAGCTCACCTACTCCGAAGCCGAACTCGTGCGCCTGCTCTCGCTCGGGATGTCTCTCGACGAGGCGGCAAGCCAGCGAGGCGTCAGCCTCAACACCGCGCGCAGTCATCTGAAGCGCGCCTTCTCGAAAACGGGCACGAACCGCCAGGGCGAGCTGGTGCACCTGATCGTCTCGGGCGTCGGGCAGATCGGCGAGGGCTGAGCCGTCGCCACGAGCGACTAGTCGTCGCTCTCGCGTTCCAGCGTTACTTCGATCGCGAGCTCGTCCGCGAGCTTCTCGAGCACCGGACGCAGGGCATCGACTTCGTCGGGTGCGCGCAAGTGGGCCGTGACATGGAAGAGAGTCTCTCCCGACATCGGCGCTGAGCTGGTATGGGAGGTCAGCTCCTCGACGTTCACACCCCGTGCTGCGAGTGCTGCCGACAGTTCTCGCACGATCCCCGGACGATCGAGGCCAACGCCTTCGAGCCGCAGCCGCGGTTGGGTCGGGGGTGCGTGGTCCGCTGCGCGCGTCGCAATCACGCGCAGGCCGGTCGTGGAGAGCGCTTCGAGGGCGGCTGCGAGGGCATCTGCGCGTTCGGGGGCCACCGATACCCGGAGGAGGCCGGCGAACTGACCGGCGAGATGGGCCATGCGGCTCTCGAGCCAGTTCGCCCGGTGATCCGCGATCACCCGGCTCAGGGCCTCGACGAGTCCGGGCCGGTCGGGGCCGATCACCGTGAGCACCAGGGACGCATGTGCCATTTCCGGGCCCTTTCCGGTCGTGAGGGGCGGCTGACGGGAGCGGGAGACACCCGCGGGGGGGAATTCGAACTCGATGCGCGTCGAAAACGCCCCGTTCGGGGCCACTTTACGGCCGAGAATCACCCGTTTGGGTGATAAATCAGCGTGTCGATTTCATCTCTTTGGTGGGCGCTCTGGACTGCGGCGCTTCGTAGGATCGCCCGTGACAGCTCAGGAAGGCGTCCAGGCGCGAGCGCAATCACAACACCCCGCGCTCGTAGAGGCGGCCTCGGAATCACCGGGGGCCTCGCTGCCGGACACCGGACGGGCTGCCGAGATGGTGCGGTCGTCATCAATTAAACCAAGGTCCGCATCCCTTCCGAACGATTCGCACCATAGGGGCCCGCTTCTTGTCGATCAAGAAGCGGGCCCCACTCGTTCGAGCGGTTCACTCGGGATCGCTATCGCACCCTCGAGGGGGGCAGTGCCGGGTACGAGCGGGCGCGACTCGGCTCCACTCCCGCCAGCGCAGCGCCGCGAAACCCGATAGGGTCCGCGCGTGTCGGACGCTCGCCTAGATCCCCCGAAGCTGCGCGGTGCCCAGAAGCGCCATCTGCGAAAGCTCGCCCATGACCTGGATCCGGTCGTCCAGGTGGGGGCGTCGGGCGTCAGCGAGTCGGTGGTTGCGGCCGTCGACGGGGCGCTGGCCGCCCACGAGCTGATCAAGCTGCGGATCGCCCACGAGCGACCCGAACGCCAGGAGATGGCCGAGGCGCTCGCGGCCGAGACGGGGAGCGTGCTCGCCGGCATGGTCGGGCGCGTGGCGGTCCTCTACCGACCGGCGGCCGATCCGGAAGACCGACGCATCTCCTTGCCTGCGTAGACACAGCGCGCGGCCCGGGCCCGCCGCCTCGTTTGACATCGCGAGGGCGGCTCGTGACTCTCTCGGCGTGGAAGGCCGCCGCTGGATCTACCTTGGCGTCGGGGCCGTGGCGTTGTTCGCGGTCTTTCTCACGCTGCGTCGGGTGATCGGTCTCGAGTTCCAGCCCGACTCGCTGCGCGGGGTGGTCGAAGGACTCGGCGTGTGGGCGCCGATCGCGTTCGTCGGGATCGTCGCGTTTCGCGTCCCGCTCGGCGTTCCATCCCAGGTCGTGCTCATCGGCGGCGGACTCGTGTTCGGACTCGTGCAGGGCACCATCTACGGCGCGATCGGGCTGTTGGTCTCGGGCCTCGTGCTCTTCCTCACGTCGCGCTGGGCAGGTCGCGAAGCCGTACTGTCCCGAGTGCCGGGTCGCCTGCGACATCTCTTCGACATCGCCGGCTCGCGTCTCGGCGCGCTCTTCATCGCCGTCGGCACGGCGTACCCCCTCGGACCGATCACCACGTACCACCTGATCGCCGGCGTCACGCGCATGTCCGTGATCGCGTTTGCCCTCGCCCTCGCGGTCGGGTCGCTCGGGCGCGCCGCCATCTACACCTACTTCGGGAGCAGCCTGGTCGAGGGCGAGATGGATCAGGTCATCTGGGCCGCAGGCGTCCTGTTGCTGGCAGGGCTCGTCCCGCTGGCGTTCCCGACGCCGCGTCAGTGGATCCTGCAGATGCTCGAGCGCCCGGCGGAATCCGAAGCAGACGCTTCGCCGGGAGACGGCGCCAGCTAGTGCTTCACCAGTCGCCAGTAGGCCACGAGGTGGCGAACGCTGGCTTCCTCGTCGCCGCGCTGTTCGCAGAGACGCGCCAGGTTGAAGTGCGCTTCGGCGCAAGCCGGGTCGTCTTTCAGACAGGTCCGGTAGGCGTCCACGGCTTCGTCGTCGCGGCTCAGATCTTCGAGGACGACGGCCAGGTTGAAGCGGGCCGTGACGTCGCTGGGCTCGAGGGCGAGGGCGCGGCGGTAGCGCTGCTCTGCCGATGCGAGCTCGCCCGCCTCGTGCTCGAGACGCCCGAGGTTCACGTGGGCGTCCGCGAGCTCGTCGTTCTCGTCGACCGCGCGCGTGTACGCTGCGCGCGCGCGCAGCGGGTCGACCTCTTCGAGCTCGCAGCCGAGCCGATACCAGCGATCGGCCTCGGTCTCCCCGGGCGCGAGCGTGGGCTCGCGTCGGGAGGCCGCGCGCTCGCGAAGATCGATCACCGTCGAGGGGCGCCAGGATTCGAAGTCGAAGACCCACTGGCCGTCCTCGGGAGACCAGAGTCCGGCGTCTTCGCGGACGACGAGTTCGCCCTGGGCGTTGGCGAGTCCGAGTTCGCGGAGGTCACTGTTGGGGGGCAGGCTCGCGCGCAGGCGCGAGAGCGCGCGACGGACGCGTCGCGGATGGATCCGGCCCGCCGAGAGGTCGCGCAGGCGGCGCAGGAAGTGCAGGTCGCGGAAGGCGAATCGCCATTCCCCCCGCGGCCCACGCGTGGGTTCGACGCCGCCGGCCTTCGCCAGGGAGCGCACGCGGGTGGGCGGCACGCCCAGGATCTGGGCCGCCTCGCGCACGCCGTAGGTGGTCTGTGCCGGTTCCATCGAACGACGTCCGCCCAGCGGGCGGCCCCCCTCGTCGTCGGCGCGGGCCTGGCCGGGCCCGGCCTCAGCTGCGTTTTCCGCCGGCCTTCTTCTTCGGAGCGCGCGCACTCTTCGCGGCGCGCTTCGGGCCCTTGCGGCCCGCCGGTGCGGGTGTGGACTCGAGACTGGCCTTCAGCGCATCCATCAGGTCGATGATCTTGCCCTCGGGTTCTTCACTCGGGGCGAAGGTCACTTCCTGGCCTTCGACCTTCTGGGCGATCACTTCCTCGATGCGCTTCTTGACTTCGTTCTCGTACTGCTCGGGCTGGAACTCGTCACCCGCAATCTGGTCGATCAGCTGGACGGCGAGCTTCACCTCGGCATCGGTCAGGGTCGCTTCGACGCGCTCGACGTCTTCGAAGGAGCGCAGCTCGTCGGCGTAGCGAAGCTGTTCGAGGATCAGTCCACCCTGGAACGGGCGGAGCGCCACGATGTACTGCTTTCCGCGCGCGGCGTAGGAGGCGATCGCGCAGCGGCCCGTCTGTTCCATCGCGCGCGAGAGCAGCGTGTACGGTTTGTCGCCGCCCTTGTCTGGGCCGAGGTAGTAAGCGCGGTCGAAGTGGAGCGGGTCGACCTGGTCCAGCGGGATGAACTCGCGGATCTCGATCATCCGGTTGCTCTCCGCCTCGAGCGCCTTCAGTTCCTCGTTCGTGAAGAGCACGTACTGGCCCTTGGCGAACTCGTAGCCCTTCACCATCTCGTCGCGCGGGACGACCTTCTCGTCCTTGGGACAGATGTACTGCTGCTTCAGGCGGGTGCCGCACTGATGGAGCATGTTGAAGGAGATCTGGCCGCTCGATTCGGTGGTGCTGTAGAGCTTCACCGGAATCGAGACGAGGCCGAACGAGATGGTCGCGGTCGAGATCGCGCGCGCAGCCATGGCGGAATCCTTAGGCTAGGCGGGGTAGGGCGTCAACGTGAGCGGCGGCAGGTCCGCCGAAGGAAGGATCGGTGCCCCGAGGCGATCAGCTGAGCGGCCGGCTCGAGCGCTACCGCGGGATGCGGGACGCCGACCAGACGCCCGAACCGTTTGGGGGCGAAAGCGCCCACCGGCCGGGTCTCTTCGTCGTGCAGCAGCACGCGGCGCGGCACCTGCACTTCGATCTGCGCCTCGAACACAACGGAGTTCTCTGGTCTTGGGCGGTTCCGAAGGGACCGAGCCTCGATCCTGCCCAGAAGCACCTCGCCGTCCGGGTCGAAGACCACCCGGTCGAGTACGCCGACTTCGAGGGCATCATTCCCGAGGGGAACTACGGCGCCGGGGCCGTGATCCTCTGGGACCTCGGTCGCTGGATCCCGGTCGAGGACCCGGAAGAGGGGATCGAGCGCGGCAAGCTGCTCTTCGACCTCGAGGGCTTCAAGCTCGGCGGGCGCTTCACGCTCGTTCGGACCCGGGGCCGGGACCGGAACGGCGACGGACGCGAGTGGCTCCTGATCAAGAAGCCCGACGCCTGGGCCGAGACCGACGTGCCGCTGGCCGACGGCTCGATCCTGTCGGGTCTGAGCGTCACCGAGCTCCGCGACGGCGCCCCGCGTTTCGACACCCTGGCCCGCGAGATCGAGGCCCGGGAGCCACGTCGTCACCGACTCGCCATCGACGCGGTGAAGCCGATGCTCGCCGAGCCGATCGCCGAAGCCTTCGACGATCCCGACTGGCTCTTCGAGGTGAAGTACGACGGCTATCGCATGCTGGGTGCCCGCGACGACGGCAAGGGCGTGTTGCGCACACGCAACGGGCGACCCGCCGAAACGCGCTTCCCCGAGATCGCGCACGCGTTGTCCCGCCTGCCCGTGGATCACGTCGTCCTCGACGGCGAGATCGTCGCCACGGATCGGGAGGGCCGTCCCGACTTCGGGCGCTTGCAGCGTCGCGCGATGTTGGACCGCCCCCGCGACATCGCCCGCGCGCGCGTCGAGAACCCGGTGCGCTACTTCGTCTTCGATCTGCTCGCCTTCGGACCCTTCGACCTGCGCGCGCTGCCCCTGCGCCAACGACGCGCTTGGCTCGAGGCGCTGATCCCGGCGCAGGGGCCCGTCCGCCTCGCGCCATCGTTCGCCGCGGAAGGCACCCGTGTGCTCGCACAGATCGAGCAGCTGGGACTGGAGGGTCTGGTCGCGAAGCGCGCGGACGCTGCCTACCGCGCCGGGCGGTCCGCGGATTGGCGCAAGCTGCGTCTCCTCCAGGCCGACGACTTCGTGGTGGTGGGTTTCACCGCGCCGCGCGGCGGCCGCACGGGGTTCGGCGCGCTGCATCTGGCCTCCCACGTCGACGGCGAGCTCCGCTACTTCGGCCGGGTCGGGACGGGCTTCGGCGAGGAGGAGCTCACCCGCCTGCGCGCGGATCTCGATGCGCTGCGCGTCGACGCACCGCCGTGTACGGGGCGCGTCCCCGAGACCCGCGGCCACACCTGGGTGCGCCCCGAACTCGTGGGCGAGGTGCGCTTCGCCGAGGTGACTTCCGACGGCCTGCTGCGCCAGCCGAGCTGGCTCGGGTTGCGCAACGACAAGTCCCCCGGCGAATGCGTACGTTCAGGAGACGCTGCGTTGCCCGCCCTCGAGGCGCCGAGTCCGGCAGCCGCGACGGTGACCCCCGGCGACGTCCGCTTCACCAACCTCGAGAAGGTGTTCTGGCCCGAGAGCGGCGCGACGAAGGGCGACCTCATCGACTACTACCGAAAGGTCGGCCCCTGGATCCTGCCCTATCTGCGGGACCGGCCGCTGGTGATGACGCGCTACCCGGATGGGATCGAGGGTAAGTCCTTCTTCCAGAAGGATGCGCCCGAGTGGGTGCCGGACTGGGTGCGCACCGAGCAGATGTGGAGCGAGCACGCCGAGCGCGAGGTCAACTACTTCGTCTGCGACGACCTCGCCTCGCTGCTCTACGTCGCGAACATGGGAACCATTCCGCTTCACGTCTGGTCGAGCCGCGTCGCGGACCTGCAGCGCCCCGATTGGTGCATCCTCGACCTGGATCCGAAGGGCGCGGACTTCTCTGACGTCGTCGCCGTCGCGAAGGTCGTGCACGCGCTCTGCGAGGAGATTGGGCTGCCCTCGTTTCCGAAGACGAGCGGGTCGACCGGCCTGCACGTGCTGGTGCCGCTGGGCGGTCAGCTCGGCTACGAGCAGAGTCGCATGCTCGCCGAGCTCCTCGCGCGCGTCGTCGTCCAGCGACTACCCGAGCGCGCCACCGTCACGCGACGCGTCCGTTCGCGGGAGGGAAAGGTCTACGTCGACTTCCTCCAGAACGGCCACGGACGGCTGCTCGTCGGCCCCTTCAGCGTGCGTCCGCTGCCGGGAGCCCCGGTCTCGATGCCGCTTCGTTGGGACGAGGTGAACGGCCGGCTGCGCGCCCAGCGCTACACGATGTCGAACGCGCTCGCGCGTCTGCGACGGCTGTCGGAAGACCCGCTGGCCGCCGTGCTTCACACGACGGCAGACGTGACGGGCGCCCTCGCACGTCTCGCCGAGGTCCGCTGAAGCGCTGCGTCGAGTCGAGGCCCGCTAGAAGCGGAACGAGACTCCGCCCGCGACGTGGTGGGCGTTCAGGTGCGTATCGGCGTCGATGTCGAGGTCCGGGCCGAAGTCGAAGTCCACGCTCGCGTCGTAGTCGAGGTCGAGGCGGGTGTGACGGTACTCGGCGAACACGGCGAGCCAGTCGGTGAGTTGGATCGCGAGACCGCCGCGCGCGTCGAGACCGACATCGAACTTCGCGTCGATGAAGTCGTCGAAGCCGACGTTGAAGCGAGAGATGTCGGCTCGCGCGATCGTGAGCGTGACGCCGGGGCCGATCGCGCCGTAGGGCTGGATCTGGCCATTCGGGAACTCGTCACTCGAGAGCAGCGGCAAGCGCAGCATCAGGAGCGGTGTGATCGGCACCGCGATGATGTCGATGTCGGCGATGCTGTCGTCCTTCGCCCGGTAGGTCGAGAGATCGAGGGCGAGCCCGACGAAATTCGCGGCCCCTGGGAACCAGTAGCCGCCGCGGATGCCGAAGGAGCCCTGGGGCTCGTCGTAGTCGAGCCGGACGCGGGTGAGCGCACCGAGTCCGACGAGATTGCAGCCGTTGCAGTTGAGCTCGTCGTTCTCGGCGAAGGCGGCTCCGGCGTAGAGATCGAAGAAACCCTCGGCGTGTCCGAGGGAAGGCCACGCCATCCAGATGACGAGGGTGGCAAGCGCCGTGCGCCACGCATGGATGGACGTCGCGCGTTGGGACGAAACCTCTCGCATCGGGTGCGCCTCCGTGCCGAAGCGATGCGCGGCCCTCGTCCTGTGGCGCTCTCGACCCCGGCGGGCTCACCCTAGCACGGGGCTCGGGCCCTTCGGGGCCGCTATCCTTCGCCGCCGTGGCTCAATTCGCGTCGGATCAGCTTCGTTTCGTCGTCGGACACGAAGGCGGTGTCTCGGATGCCGACATCGCCGCGTGCCTGCGCATCGAAGCGACGGGCGACCCCGAGCGCTGGCTCGCCTTCACCTGCTGGACCGATCCCGCCCGCTCCCATTGGGAGACGGCGTCGGGCGACCGCAAGCCCACACCTCCCGGGGTGGATGCCCTGGAGTGGATGCTCGGCGAGCTGAAGCAGGATCTCGCGGGCTGGCTCGGCCGCGCCGGGCTCGAAACGGGCGCTGCGGCGGCGCTTCCCGACGGCGTGGAAGCGGCGCTGCGCAACCCGCCCGTCGACTTCGATGCGGTTGGCCCCGACGCACGCGCACCGAGCTACGGCGAGAAATGGACGACGTATCCGCCCGATGTCGTGCCCGTGTGGGTAGCGGACATGGATTTCCCGGTCGCCGAGCCGATCCGTCGCGTGCTGCGGCGGAGCGTCGCGCGCTCCGACCTCGGCTACCCGATCCACCCGGCGCCGACACCGGTACCCGACCTCACCGTCGCGCGGATGCGCGACCGCTACGGCTGGGCAATCGAACCGCGCAACGTCGAAGTGCTCTCGGACGTCGTCCAGGGGATGTACGTCGCCCTCGAACAGTGCTCCGAGCCCGGCGAAGGCGTCGTGGTGCAGACGCCGATCTACCCGCCGTTCCTCGGGAGCGTGCGCAAGACCCGACGCCGGCTCGTCGAGAATCCGCTGGTGCGCGGCCCCGAGGGCTACGGCTTCGATCTCGACCACCTGCGACGGGTCGCCGATGCCGGTACGCGGATGCTGCTCCTGTGCAACCCGCACAACCCGACAGGCCGCGTCTTTCGTCGTGAAGAACTCGAGGCGCTCGCCGAGGTCGTGCTCGAGCGCGATTGGATCGTCGTCTCCGACGAGATCCACCAGGACCTCGTCTACGAGGGGCATCACCACGTGCCCTTCGCTTCGCTCGGGCCCGAGGTCGCGGCGCGCACCATCACCCTCACGGCGGCCTCCAAGGCCTTCAACGTCGCCGGACTGCGCTGCGCCCTCGCGATCTTCGGTGACGAGAAGCTGAGGCAGCGCTTCAACGGCTTGCCCCGGCACCTGCGCGGTGGGGTGGGCATCCTGGGCATCGAGTCGCTCCGCGCGGCCTGGGAGCACGGCGAGCCCTGGCTCGAGGCCGCGCGCGCCTACCTCGAGGCCAACCGCCGCTTCACGCTCGATTTCGTCGCACGCGCCTTCCCGGACGTCGTCGTCCACCCGCCCGAGGCGACCTACCTGGCCTGGCTCGACTTCCGCTCCATGCAGCTCGAACCCAGCCCCTACGCCGTCTTCCTCGAAAAGGGGAGGGTCGCGCTCTCGGATGGGCTGGCCTTCGGCGAGGAAGGGCGGGGCTTCGCGCGCATCAACTTCGCGACGTCGCGCCGGGTGCTCACCGAGGCCCTCGAGCGAATGGTCAAGGCGCTGCAATAGACGCCAACCACCTCCATCGGGGACACTGCGCTCCGAGCGAGACTCCAGAACGAAAGGAAGCCCATGCCTACGCCGTGGCAGCGAGATCTAGAAGCCGACAGCAAGAAGTTCGAGGCGTGGCTGGCGAAGCAGCTGCCCGGTGCGAGCGACGTCCAGATGTCGCCCCTCGTGGCACCGACGAGTTCCGGGTTCTCGAACGAGACGCTGCTCTTCGATCTGGCCTGGACGGAAGACGGCAAGCGCCACGAGGAGAAGCTCGTCGTGCGCATCCAACCCACGGGGTACCAGGTCTTCCTCGAATACGACCTGGGATTGCAGTTCAACACGATGCGGCTGCTGGCGCCGACCGACGTTCCCGTGCCCGAGATGCGTTGGCTCGAAGAAGAGGACATGAGCGTCTTCGGCGCGCCCTTCTACGTGATGGTGCAGGTGTCGGGGCGCGTTCCGACGGACAACCCGCCCTATCACGTCGACGGCTGGATGCACGAGATCTCGCCGGCGGAGCGCGAGGCGATCTGGCTGGCCGGTTTCGAGTCGATGGCGCGCATCCACAAGCTCGATGTCGATGCGACCGGGTTCGGCTTCCTGCGTCGTCCCGAGCTCGGCCCGACGCCGCTCGCCCAGGAGATCGCGTACTACGAGAAGTACTACGCCTGGGCTTCGGATGGACGCGAGAATCCGGTCCTCGAACAGACCCACGACTGGCTGGTCGCGAACCAGCCCCAGGACGAGCCCGAGGGCCTGGTGTGGGGCGACGCGCGGATCGGCAACATCATCTTCGACGGGACGAAGCCCGCCGCCGTGCTCGACTGGGAGATGGTCAGTACCGGTAGCCCCGAACGCGACGTCGGCTGGGCCGTCTTCCTCGATCGCCACCACAGCGAGGCGATGAATACGCCCCGGCTCGAAGGGTTCCCCTCCTACGAGGACACCGTTGCCTACTACGAGCAGCAGTCGGGCCACACCGTGAAGCATCTCGACTACTACCAGATCTTCACGGGCTGGCGCTTCGGGATCATCATGCTGCGCATCGCCCAGCAGCTGAAGCACTACGAGTTGATGACGGCCGAACAAAGCCGCGGCATGGAGCTCACGAACCACGTAGTGCGTCTGACCGCGAAGCTGATGGACATTCCGATGCCGGGAGAGGGCAAAGAGGGCGGCTACGTCTAGGCGCCGGGGGAGGGTCGACACGTGACCGAGATCCAGACCGTCACCGGGCCGACGACACCGGAGCAGCTCGGCAAGACCCTGATGCACGAGCATCTGTTCATCGGGTACCCGGGCTACGACGTGGATTGGCTGCGACCGGGTCCCAGCCGGCGCGATCACGTCGCGAAGTGCGTCGACAAGATCGAAGAGATGAAGTCGGTCGGGGTGACGTCGATGCTCGACCCGTGCCCGACCGATCTCGGCCGCGATGTGGAACTGATGGCCGAGGTCGCCCAGCGCACCGGCTTCTCTTTGATCTGCGCCACCGGGCTCTACAAGGAGGCCGAGGGGGCGACGGCCTATTGGAAGTTCCAGATGGGCTTTGGCTCGGTCGTCGAGACGATGGCCGAGCTCTTCATCCGCGAGCTCACCGACGGCATCGCCGATACCGGCATTCGGGCCGGCATCATCAAGGTCGGCACGGGTCACGGCACCCTCACCGATTACGAGCAGGCGGTCTTCTCCGCCGCGGCGAAGGCGTCCATCGAAACCGGGGCGCCAATCACCACCCACACCGACGGCGGGCGCTTCGGTGACGACCAGCAGCGCTTCCTGGTCGACCACGGCGTGCCGCCCCACCGGATCATCATCGGGCACTCCTGCGGGACGGCCGACCACGACTACCACTGCGGCATCGCCTCAGGCGGGTCGTATCTCGGCTTCGATCGCTTCGGTCTCGACATGATCCAGCCCGATACGGACCGCGTCGCGTCGCTCGCGAAGCTCGTGGCGGCGGGCTACGGCGACCGGGTGGTGGTTTCCCACGACTCGGTCTGGTGCTGGGGCGGGATGCCGATCCCGAACCCGGAAGTGCAGGTGGCGATGGAGAAGATCTGGACGCCCAGTCACTTCGCGACCCGGATCGCGCCCCAGCTGCGCGAGGCGGGCGTCACCAATGCCCAGATCGACGCGATGCTGATCGACAACCCGCGTCGCTTCTTCGCCGGGGATCCGCTGGCGAACTAGGCGGCGCCGTCGAGGGCGGTGCGCAGGTCGTCGACGAGGTCATCGGGATCCTCGATCCCGATCGAGAGCCGCACCAGGTCGTCCGGTACCGGTGAATCCGCACCCTCGACCGCCGCCCGGTACTCCACCTGACTCTCGACGCCGCCCAGCGAGCTCGCGTCGGCGAAGCAGCGTAGACGCGAAGGCAGGGCACGCGCAGCGGCCGCACCTTCCCGCAGTCGCAGGGACACCAGCGGGCCGAAGCCGCCCTGCATC includes these proteins:
- the yhbY gene encoding ribosome assembly RNA-binding protein YhbY, which codes for MSDARLDPPKLRGAQKRHLRKLAHDLDPVVQVGASGVSESVVAAVDGALAAHELIKLRIAHERPERQEMAEALAAETGSVLAGMVGRVAVLYRPAADPEDRRISLPA
- a CDS encoding Ku protein → MAARAISTATISFGLVSIPVKLYSTTESSGQISFNMLHQCGTRLKQQYICPKDEKVVPRDEMVKGYEFAKGQYVLFTNEELKALEAESNRMIEIREFIPLDQVDPLHFDRAYYLGPDKGGDKPYTLLSRAMEQTGRCAIASYAARGKQYIVALRPFQGGLILEQLRYADELRSFEDVERVEATLTDAEVKLAVQLIDQIAGDEFQPEQYENEVKKRIEEVIAQKVEGQEVTFAPSEEPEGKIIDLMDALKASLESTPAPAGRKGPKRAAKSARAPKKKAGGKRS
- a CDS encoding outer membrane beta-barrel protein, coding for MREVSSQRATSIHAWRTALATLVIWMAWPSLGHAEGFFDLYAGAAFAENDELNCNGCNLVGLGALTRVRLDYDEPQGSFGIRGGYWFPGAANFVGLALDLSTYRAKDDSIADIDIIAVPITPLLMLRLPLLSSDEFPNGQIQPYGAIGPGVTLTIARADISRFNVGFDDFIDAKFDVGLDARGGLAIQLTDWLAVFAEYRHTRLDLDYDASVDFDFGPDLDIDADTHLNAHHVAGGVSFRF
- a CDS encoding ACT domain-containing protein, coding for MAHASLVLTVIGPDRPGLVEALSRVIADHRANWLESRMAHLAGQFAGLLRVSVAPERADALAAALEALSTTGLRVIATRAADHAPPTQPRLRLEGVGLDRPGIVRELSAALAARGVNVEELTSHTSSAPMSGETLFHVTAHLRAPDEVDALRPVLEKLADELAIEVTLERESDD
- a CDS encoding helix-turn-helix transcriptional regulator gives rise to the protein MFLGFVTPSLNTDDSPYAVGLGDDYRTTFAEHFFTELPWSIKMNDHFMGRWRTMDEVMGHVDLEKTEFYANWLRPQGLACHWPAGFNIANPDVEGEVAGGFSAFRREGQPPFTEADFAGLEGLTPHLHRAVEIYRQLHGADVMRRALNEAVDRLPVGLLLLDVNRNVVVENKSARAILESDDGLHVDRHGPGAAEARENAELQRLLAEAIEAQRGQYYNGPGFVSVSRPSGERAYAVMVTPLLAGPGPQGGEDAVVAVFVTDPSAKIVAGSEALEVLYQLTYSEAELVRLLSLGMSLDEAASQRGVSLNTARSHLKRAFSKTGTNRQGELVHLIVSGVGQIGEG
- the ligD gene encoding DNA ligase D, translated to MPRGDQLSGRLERYRGMRDADQTPEPFGGESAHRPGLFVVQQHAARHLHFDLRLEHNGVLWSWAVPKGPSLDPAQKHLAVRVEDHPVEYADFEGIIPEGNYGAGAVILWDLGRWIPVEDPEEGIERGKLLFDLEGFKLGGRFTLVRTRGRDRNGDGREWLLIKKPDAWAETDVPLADGSILSGLSVTELRDGAPRFDTLAREIEAREPRRHRLAIDAVKPMLAEPIAEAFDDPDWLFEVKYDGYRMLGARDDGKGVLRTRNGRPAETRFPEIAHALSRLPVDHVVLDGEIVATDREGRPDFGRLQRRAMLDRPRDIARARVENPVRYFVFDLLAFGPFDLRALPLRQRRAWLEALIPAQGPVRLAPSFAAEGTRVLAQIEQLGLEGLVAKRADAAYRAGRSADWRKLRLLQADDFVVVGFTAPRGGRTGFGALHLASHVDGELRYFGRVGTGFGEEELTRLRADLDALRVDAPPCTGRVPETRGHTWVRPELVGEVRFAEVTSDGLLRQPSWLGLRNDKSPGECVRSGDAALPALEAPSPAAATVTPGDVRFTNLEKVFWPESGATKGDLIDYYRKVGPWILPYLRDRPLVMTRYPDGIEGKSFFQKDAPEWVPDWVRTEQMWSEHAEREVNYFVCDDLASLLYVANMGTIPLHVWSSRVADLQRPDWCILDLDPKGADFSDVVAVAKVVHALCEEIGLPSFPKTSGSTGLHVLVPLGGQLGYEQSRMLAELLARVVVQRLPERATVTRRVRSREGKVYVDFLQNGHGRLLVGPFSVRPLPGAPVSMPLRWDEVNGRLRAQRYTMSNALARLRRLSEDPLAAVLHTTADVTGALARLAEVR
- a CDS encoding tetratricopeptide repeat protein is translated as MEPAQTTYGVREAAQILGVPPTRVRSLAKAGGVEPTRGPRGEWRFAFRDLHFLRRLRDLSAGRIHPRRVRRALSRLRASLPPNSDLRELGLANAQGELVVREDAGLWSPEDGQWVFDFESWRPSTVIDLRERAASRREPTLAPGETEADRWYRLGCELEEVDPLRARAAYTRAVDENDELADAHVNLGRLEHEAGELASAEQRYRRALALEPSDVTARFNLAVVLEDLSRDDEAVDAYRTCLKDDPACAEAHFNLARLCEQRGDEEASVRHLVAYWRLVKH
- a CDS encoding VTT domain-containing protein; protein product: MEGRRWIYLGVGAVALFAVFLTLRRVIGLEFQPDSLRGVVEGLGVWAPIAFVGIVAFRVPLGVPSQVVLIGGGLVFGLVQGTIYGAIGLLVSGLVLFLTSRWAGREAVLSRVPGRLRHLFDIAGSRLGALFIAVGTAYPLGPITTYHLIAGVTRMSVIAFALALAVGSLGRAAIYTYFGSSLVEGEMDQVIWAAGVLLLAGLVPLAFPTPRQWILQMLERPAESEADASPGDGAS